Proteins from a single region of Limosilactobacillus fermentum:
- a CDS encoding YebC/PmpR family DNA-binding transcriptional regulator has product MSGHSKWHNIQGRKNAQDAKRGKIFQKISRDLYQAAKAGDPDPDNNPQLRLVMDKARAANMPKQNIQRAIDKDTGAGGANFEEITYEGYGPGGVAVMVFCLTDNKNRTAAAIRSAFTHSGGSLGATGSVSYMFNRQGLIEILRDGLDKDEDDMLMDALDAGADDMQATDDKFQIFTDPSAMTSVRDALQEQGYELETAEVTMIPENKTKVPADKVGQYQHLIDELEDNDDVADVYEAAFVEDADQGE; this is encoded by the coding sequence ATGTCAGGACATTCAAAATGGCATAACATCCAAGGGCGTAAGAACGCTCAGGATGCCAAGCGTGGTAAAATTTTCCAAAAGATTTCACGTGACTTGTACCAAGCCGCTAAAGCAGGTGACCCGGATCCCGACAACAACCCTCAACTCCGGTTGGTAATGGATAAGGCGCGGGCAGCTAACATGCCTAAGCAAAATATCCAACGGGCCATTGACAAGGACACTGGTGCTGGTGGGGCCAACTTCGAAGAAATCACTTACGAAGGTTACGGTCCTGGTGGGGTAGCCGTAATGGTCTTCTGCCTGACCGACAACAAGAACCGGACGGCCGCTGCTATCCGGTCCGCCTTCACTCACTCCGGTGGTTCCTTAGGGGCCACGGGTTCCGTTTCCTACATGTTCAACCGGCAAGGGTTAATTGAAATCCTTCGTGACGGCTTGGACAAGGACGAAGACGACATGTTGATGGACGCACTTGACGCTGGGGCTGACGACATGCAAGCCACTGACGACAAGTTCCAAATCTTCACGGATCCTTCCGCCATGACTTCCGTTCGTGACGCCTTACAAGAACAAGGCTACGAACTGGAAACGGCCGAAGTAACCATGATCCCAGAAAACAAGACCAAGGTTCCTGCCGACAAGGTTGGTCAATACCAACACTTGATCGATGAATTGGAAGACAACGATGACGTGGCTGACGTTTACGAAGCAGCCTTCGTTGAAGATGCCGACCAGGGCGAATAA